One stretch of Kogia breviceps isolate mKogBre1 chromosome 18, mKogBre1 haplotype 1, whole genome shotgun sequence DNA includes these proteins:
- the NLRP8 gene encoding NACHT, LRR and PYD domains-containing protein 8 has product MSDVHWNSDSSNSPSPASLSSHSPSVFSSSPSSTFPFKDGVMLYMVYLSKENLQRFKQLLVEEGPRPGSLQISWDQLNTARWGEVVHILIESFPGRLAWEVTHDIFAKMNQAELCLRVQMELNDILPNLEPEALNPRETQMNLEEDESDKLREYRLHLMDEYSTLWNRTTWPGNRMDFFYQDLHREETFLPCLLLPRKPQGRQPKTVVLQGVAGVGKTSLAKKVMLEWAENKFYSHKLWNAFYFHCQEVDQLDEQSFAELIARKLSGSRALASKIISKADQLLLLFDGFEELTSTLIDRPEDLSEDWSQKVPWPVLLTSLLSKRMLPGATLIIFLRFTSWKNLHPLLKCPSLVTLTGFSVPERSRYFRTYFRNKSEADEALGFVMGNTILFSMCQVPVICWMVCSCLKQQMERGANLLHTFPNATAVFVYFLSSLFPTKVRDLFNKSHQEQLKGLCSLAAEGMWERRWVFNKRDLNLARLDETDVETFLSINIFRRVVGNKDLYTFAHLSFQEFFAALLYVLCFPQRLRNFHVLDRFHVLRLIAHPGRKRNHLAQMALFLFGLLNDACALAVEQAFRCKVSLGNKKKLLKVAAQPRECDPPTPHHGVPQLFNCLHEIREEVFVSQILDDCRKATLVISRSKDVQVSAFCLKFCRRLQELELTVTLIITKASRLYPDPLPASGPEGSDRCYLWWQDFCSVFRTHENLEVLAVTNSTMDPDSVKVLSTALKHPHCKLQKLIFRHVSPLVLNEDLIRVLVENQYLRHLEIQDTEVRCQVMEFLCNALRHPQCFLQCLRLEDCPFSLRNWADLARNLKNNVHLKTLMLKRSSLERFEPCHHLPVAQLEKLSLENCDLTSLSCKSLISSLASNENLTHLSLAENALKDDGAKQLWNALQRCQYPLQRLVLRNCTLTSECCRDMASALEKNKNLRSLDLAFNSLKDDGVMLLCQALMTPDSGLQILELEKCFFTSVGCRAMASVLLSNQTLRYLDLSKNDIGFGGILLLREAVRKRKWGSEFSLEKKQRDGVDMMRRLEGPVVNNNILKIVQDWKDECCDKAEWTN; this is encoded by the exons ATGAGTGATGTGCATTGGAATTCGGACTCTTCCAACTCCCCTTCCCCcgcttctctctcctctcactccccttctgtcttctcatcctctccctcctccaccttcccTTTCAAAGATGGAGTCATGCTGTACATGGTCTATTTAAGCAAGGAGAATCTGCAAAGGTTCAAGCAGCTTCTAGTGGAAGAGGGCCCCCGACCTGGCTCCCTCCAGATCAGCTGGGACCAGCTGAACACAGCCCGGTGGGGGGAGGTGGTTCATATCCTAATCGAGTCCTTCCCTGGACGCCTCGCTTGGGAGGTGACTCACGACATCTTTGCCAAGATGAACCAGGCAGAACTGTGTCTTCGGGTACAGATGGAGCTGAATG ACATTTTACCTAACTTGGAACCAGAGGCCTTGAACCcaagagaaacacaaatgaacttgGAGGAAGATGAGTCTG ATAAATTACGGGAGTACAGACTACACTTGATGGATGAGTATTCGACCCTATGGAACAGGACCACTTGGCCTGGGAACCGCATGGACTTCTTTTACCAAGACCTACACAGAGAGGAGACTTTCTTACCCTGTCTACTTCTTCCCAGAAAACCTCAAGGAAGACAGCCCAAGACTGTGGTTCTTCAGGGGGTCGCCGGGGTTGGAAAAACAAGCCTGGCCAAAAAAGTGATGTTAGAATGGGCAGAAAACAAGTTCTACTCCCACAAGCTCTGGAACGCCTTCTACTTCCATTGCCAGGAGGTGGACCAGTTGGACGAGCAGAGCTTCGCGGAGCTCATTGCACGCAAGTTGTCTGGGTCTCGGGCTCTGGCGTCCAAGATCATTTCCAAAGCAGACCAGCTTCTGCTCCTCTTTGATGGCTTCGAGGAACTAACCTCAACCCTCATAGATAGACCAGAGGACCTGAGTGAAGACTGGAGCCAGAAGGTGCCCTGGCCTGTCCTCCTGACCAGTTTGCTGAGCAAAAGAATGCTTCCCGGGGCCACGCTAATCATCTTCCTGAGGTTCACCTCTTGGAAGAACTTGCATCCCCTTCTGAAATGCCCATCTCTGGTAACCCTTACAGGGTTTAGCGTGCCTGAGAGATCCAGGTATTTCAGGACGTACTTCAGAAACAAGAGCGAAGCCGATGAAGCCTTGGGTTTTGTCATGGGAAACACGATTCTCTTCTCCATGTGCCAGGTCCCTGTCATCTGCTGGATGGTGTGTTCTTGTCTGAAACAGCAGATGGAGAGAGGAGCAAATCTCCTGCACACATTTCCAAACGCCACAGCTGTATTCGTCTACTTTCTTTCTAGCTTGTTTCCAACCAAGGTTAGAGACCTTTTCAATAAGAGTCACCAAGAACAATTGAAAGGTCTGTGCTCCTTGGCCGCAGAGGGTATGTGGGAAAGGAGATGGGTGTTTAATAAGAGAGATCTCAACCTGGCCAGACTGGATGAAACAGACGTCGAGACCTTTCTCAGCATAAATATTTTTCGAAGGGTGGTGGGCAACAAAGACCTTTACACCTTTGCCCACTTGAGCTTCCAGGAATTTTTTGCTGCCTTGTTGTATGTTCTCTGCTTCCCACAAAGACTCAGAAATTTCCACGTGTTGGACCGGTTCCATGTCCTACGCCTGATAGCACATCCTGGCAGAAAGAGAAACCATCTCGCCCAGATGGCGCTTTTTTTATTTGGCCTTTTAAATGACGCGTGCGCTCTCGCCGTGGAGCAGGCGTTCAGATGCAAGGTGTCCTTGGGCAACAAGAAGAAGTTGCTGAAAGTCGCGGCCCAGCCACGTGAGTGTGACCCACCGACCCCGCACCACGGGGTCCCACAGCTATTCAACTGCCTGCATGAAATCCGGGAGGAGGTATTTGTGAGTCAGATCCTCGACGACTGTCGTAAAGCTACTTTGGTCATCAGCAGAAGTAAAGACGTGCAAGTGTCTGCCTTTTGCCTTAAGTTCTGTCGACGTCTGCAGGAGTTAGAGCTGACTGTCACCCTGATCATCACCAAAGCGAGCAGGCTCTACCCGGATCCCCTTCCTGCCTCTGG ACCAGAGGGCAGTGATAGGTGTTATCTCTGGTGGCAAGACTTCTGCTCTGTGTTTAGGACACATGAGAATTTGGAAGTCCTGGCTGTGACAAACAGTACGATGGACCCGGACTCAGTGAAGGTCCTTTCTACAGCACTGAAACATCCACACTGTAAACTCCAAAAACTGAT CTTTAGGCACGTGAGCCCCCTGGTGCTGAATGAAGACTTAATCAGAGTTTTGGTGGAAAACCAGTACCTGAGACACTTGGAAATACAAGACACGGAAGTGAGATGCCAGGTCATGGAGTTTCTGTGCAACGCCTTGAGACACCCGCAGTGTTTTCTACAGTGTCTGAG GTTGGAAGATTGCCCTTTCAGCCTGAGAAACTGGGCTGATCTTGCCAGGAACCTCAAAAACAATGTTCACCTGAAGACTCTAATGCTGAAACGTAGCTCCCTGGAGAGGTTTGAGCCATGCCACCACCTGCCGGTGGCCCAACTGGAGAAGCTGTC GTTGGAGAACTGTGACCTCACGTCACTTTCCTGCAAAAGTCTTATCTCTTCTCTTGCGAGTAACGAGAATCTGACCCATCTGAGCTTGGCAGAAAATGCCCTGAAGGATGACGGGGCGAAACAGCTTTGGAATGCCTTGCAACGCTGTCAGTATCCTCTGCAGAGGCTGGT GCTGAGAAATTGTACCTTGACCTCTGAGTGCTGTCGGGATATGGCTTCTgctcttgagaaaaataaaaacctgagaAGTCTGGACCTTGCTTTTAATAGCCTGAAGGATGATGGAGTTATGCTGCTCTGTCAGGCCCTGATGACCCCTGACTCTGGCCTACAGATTCTCGA